A part of Populus alba chromosome 8, ASM523922v2, whole genome shotgun sequence genomic DNA contains:
- the LOC118045049 gene encoding uncharacterized protein → MAVAAFKSTSRRASTTSTATQDKETSTNQHALPTKTVPPRRSRSVSAVSRSYLVDTSTTRTAAEGTATGSTNLLIKRDNPLYWSNVSPPDKEVGEVVVDKEESKSAPTKPNVVGDGRRGRSVSRKADAGKNVSGIGRSLSRGPVSRGRSVSRPPGSRGHFVNSESDAEREGSSLTKYRNGSGGLSGVSNAGRNSDLARSYDCKFEKMRSFPMQSDGSASDLPSLPMRSWEDKGLGSSISEAEERTIKAVFEQMQSFQGDNLGDGTSSRIYETVRSEVRRAIADIQNDLESTIRRSNTTAIALANVNDIPPDLVNPSAVELVLDIRREYAKKLEQSQERARKLRADLAVEEHRGLELSRILKEVLPHPKMSNVQKPRAGRKSSIERSKVSKRLTDEAMAYFDECVSLSTFDSSDFSSPEDPPINLVGVGDCASFSQENSNTAANCYPNSFATSKQELVGTHSHGASVLSTTGSSQEPALEEVTLNSSETPDSRRLQFSFAQKPNDSIELQQDIRKYVKSFEKDTEKTAINSKILRSNHFDLDEYNLQASRQNFLFDTVFLNNRIQSGSVLLCDGGMGVSFSPFAAVI, encoded by the exons ATGGCAGTGGCAGCCTTTAAATCCACGTCAAGAAGAGCATCAACAACAAGTACAGCAACACAAGATAAAGAAACTTCAACAAATCAGCACGCTTTACCAACAAAAACGGTACCTCCAAGAAGATCAAGAAGTGTGAGTGCAGTGTCAAGATCCTATCTTGTTGATACTTCAACAACAAGAACAGCAGCTGAAGGAACAGCTACAGGATCaacaaatttattgattaaaagaGACAACCCGCTTTACTGGAGCAATGTTTCTCCACCTGATAAAGAAGTCGGTGAAGTTGTGGTTGATAAGGAAGAGTCTAAGAGTGCACCCACAAAGCCAAATGTTGTTGGTGATGGTAGGAGAGGGAGATCTGTGTCAAGAAAGGCTGATGCTGGAAAAAACGTTTCCGGGATTGGTAGGAGTTTGTCCAGGGGTCCTGTTTCCAGAGGGAGGTCTGTGTCTCGGCCTCCTGGCTCTAGAGGCCATTTCGTGAATTCCGAG AGTGATGCTGAACGAGAAGGGAGTTCGTTGACGAAGTATAGAAATGGGAGTGGCGGTTTGAGTGGTGTGTCAAATGCTGGGAGAAATAGTGATTTAGCGAGGAGTTATGATTGTAAATTTGAGAAGATGAGAAGTTTTCCGATGCAATCAGATGGATCTGCTTCAGACTTG cCTTCTTTGCCCATGAGGAGTTGGGAAGATAAAGGTCTGGGAAGCTCAATTTCAGAAGCTGAAGAGAGAACTATTAAAGCAGTTTTTGAACAAATGCAG TCATTCCAAGGGGATAATTTGGGAGATGGCACCTCTAGTCGTATATATGAAACTGTTCGATCTGAAGTTAGACGCGCCATTGCTGACATCCAAAATGACTTGGAAAGT ACAATCCGGAGGAGTAACACAACTGCTATTGCATTGGCCAATGTGAATGATATTCCTCCTGATCTAGTCAACCCAAGTGCAGTTGAATTAGTTTTGGACATCAGAAGAGAATATGCCAAGAAGCTTGAGCAG TCCCAGGAACGGGCGAGGAAGCTTCGAGCAGACCTTGCTGTAGAGGAGCACCGTGGCTTAGAGCTCAGTAGAATTCTGAAGGAAGTGCTTCCGCATCCGAAGATGTCAAATGTGCAGAAACCCCGTGCTGGAAGAAAG TCCAGCATTGAAAGAAGTAAGGTGTCAAAACGATTAACAGATGAAGCCATGGCTTATTTTGATGAATGTGTGTCGCTGTCAACATTTGATAGCTCTGACTTCTCATCACCTGAGGATCCACCAATCAACTTAGTTGGTGTTGGTGATTGTGCATCCTTTTCCCAGGAAAATTCTAACACTGCAGCCAACTGCTATCCCAACAGTTTTGCTACCAGTAAACAG GAATTGGTTGGTACACATAGCCACGGTGCATCAGTGCTGTCAACCACTGGCAGCAGCCAGGAGCCTGCTCTAGAGGAAGTCACTCTAAACAGCTCAGAAACACCAGACAGTCGGAGGTTGCAATTTTCTTTTGCTCAAAAGCCAAATGATTCCATCGAACTTCAGCAAGATATTAGGAAGTATGTCAAAAGCTTTGAGAAAGACACAGAAAAAACTGCCATCAATTCAAAGATTTTAAGATCAAACCACTTCGATCTGGATGAATATAATTTGCAGGCCTCGAGGCAAAACTTCTTATTTGACACAGTGTTCCTTAATAACAGAATCCAGTCAGGTAGTGTGCTACTGTGCGACGGAGGCATGGGAGTTTCATTTTCACCCTTTGCTGCCGTAATCTAA